The following are from one region of the Natronocella acetinitrilica genome:
- the ccsB gene encoding c-type cytochrome biogenesis protein CcsB, whose translation MSTPQETMVHDFDDRGFLRRLSWFDWLWAAAFLVGTIYASVYFAEWMDGYEQAILYGTYGVTVWIGWNWKAARIFTIVVTLVTLFAVSRYPTLSAGTEDFFLNYLVSSQSAIMWMCALFPAAMVFYFVGLIARAPFPEKVGTALMWGASGAALVGLLVRWWESYLIAPEVGRIPVTNLYEVFVLFGLCTGLLYLYYEERHRTRALGGFVGIILTASVGFLLWYHFDRQAHEIDPLIPALQSWWMKIHVPTNFVAYGAFSIAAMIGVAYLFYARNPEAWERRGLPSAEVMDDIMYKNVALGFVFFTVATILGALWAAEAWGGYWSWDPKETWSLILWLNYAAWLHLRFTKGWRGVPMAIWAIIGLLVTTFTFLGVNIFLSGLHSYGEL comes from the coding sequence ATGAGTACGCCCCAGGAGACAATGGTCCACGACTTCGACGATCGTGGGTTCTTGCGCCGGCTCAGCTGGTTCGACTGGCTCTGGGCCGCCGCCTTTCTTGTCGGCACCATCTACGCCAGCGTCTATTTCGCCGAGTGGATGGATGGCTACGAGCAAGCCATTCTCTACGGCACCTACGGGGTGACGGTGTGGATCGGCTGGAACTGGAAAGCGGCGCGCATCTTCACCATTGTCGTGACCCTGGTGACGCTGTTCGCAGTGTCCCGCTATCCCACGCTGTCGGCGGGCACGGAGGACTTCTTCCTCAACTATCTGGTCTCAAGCCAGTCCGCCATCATGTGGATGTGCGCCCTGTTCCCGGCGGCGATGGTGTTCTACTTCGTCGGCCTCATCGCCCGCGCACCCTTCCCGGAGAAGGTCGGCACGGCGCTGATGTGGGGTGCCAGTGGCGCCGCACTGGTGGGTCTGCTGGTACGCTGGTGGGAGTCCTATCTGATTGCGCCGGAAGTCGGGCGCATCCCGGTCACCAATCTTTATGAAGTGTTCGTGCTGTTCGGGCTGTGCACGGGGTTGCTCTACCTCTATTACGAGGAACGCCACCGTACCCGGGCGCTGGGTGGCTTCGTCGGCATCATTCTGACGGCGTCGGTGGGGTTCCTGCTGTGGTATCACTTCGATCGCCAGGCCCACGAGATCGATCCGCTGATCCCAGCCCTGCAGAGCTGGTGGATGAAGATCCACGTGCCCACCAACTTTGTTGCCTACGGCGCGTTCTCAATCGCCGCCATGATCGGTGTCGCCTACCTCTTCTATGCCCGCAACCCCGAGGCCTGGGAGCGGCGCGGGCTGCCCTCGGCGGAGGTCATGGATGACATCATGTACAAGAACGTCGCGCTGGGTTTCGTGTTCTTCACCGTGGCGACCATTCTTGGCGCATTGTGGGCTGCCGAGGCCTGGGGCGGCTACTGGTCATGGGATCCCAAAGAGACCTGGTCGCTGATCCTCTGGCTGAACTACGCCGCCTGGCTGCATCTGCGGTTCACCAAGGGCTGGCGCGGCGTACCGATGGCGATCTGGGCGATTATCGGCCTGCTGGTGACCACATTCACCTTCCTTGGCGTCAATATCTTCCTGTCGGGACTGCATTCCTACGGCGAGCTCTGA
- a CDS encoding thiol:disulfide interchange protein DsbA/DsbL: MLKRILAATGLAMFVVTGAAQAQQFQEGTHYRVLERSQSTVDDERIELREFFSYACPFCHQFYPVINNYMRGAPDDVVLVHHPVVFRDDWEPLARAYFVAEQLDIVDDVHGAIFVAYHEENMRLRSVGDAQELFTRYADVDADAVADAWDSFGVETSLRRYDRSARVYGVRATPSLGVNGKYYTDARMAGGADELLQVVDYLIERERQAGQ, from the coding sequence ATGCTGAAAAGAATTCTCGCCGCCACGGGGCTAGCTATGTTTGTCGTAACGGGGGCCGCTCAGGCGCAGCAATTCCAGGAGGGGACCCACTACCGGGTGCTGGAACGGTCGCAATCCACGGTGGACGATGAGCGCATCGAACTGCGCGAATTCTTCTCCTATGCCTGTCCGTTCTGCCACCAGTTCTACCCGGTGATCAACAACTACATGCGTGGCGCGCCGGACGATGTCGTGCTGGTCCATCACCCAGTGGTGTTCCGCGATGACTGGGAGCCGCTGGCCCGCGCCTACTTCGTGGCCGAACAGCTCGATATTGTTGATGACGTTCATGGCGCGATCTTCGTCGCCTACCATGAGGAAAACATGCGTCTTCGCTCCGTTGGCGACGCGCAGGAACTGTTTACCCGTTATGCGGATGTCGATGCCGACGCCGTTGCGGACGCCTGGGATTCCTTCGGGGTCGAGACTTCACTGCGCCGCTATGATCGCTCTGCCAGGGTCTACGGCGTGCGCGCCACACCGTCGCTGGGTGTCAACGGCAAGTACTACACCGATGCCCGGATGGCAGGCGGGGCAGACGAGTTGCTGCAGGTTGTCGACTACCTGATCGAGCGGGAGCGGCAGGCGGGACAGTGA
- a CDS encoding endonuclease/exonuclease/phosphatase family protein — MNRAERDDGQPESGLILPEEARVITRPPGVMRVMSYNIQTGMHTRHFGDYLTRSWQHLFPNAQRPKNIDRISDLLTDFDLVGLQEVDAGSLRSGFINQTKYLSERSGFPYWADQTNRRIGRLARHSNGLLARFRPLEIREHRLPGMIPGRGALHLRFGGAEDDLDVILMHLSLGRRTRMSQLGYVAELIQDCRHAVVMGDLNCRADSPELRHLLACTNLGEPLAHLNTYPSWRPHRNIDHILVSDTLTVDKAEVVDYPLSDHLPIMMELRMPETIRLEQ; from the coding sequence GTGAACCGCGCCGAACGCGACGACGGACAGCCCGAATCCGGGCTGATCCTGCCGGAGGAAGCCCGCGTCATCACCCGACCGCCGGGGGTGATGCGGGTGATGAGTTACAACATCCAGACCGGGATGCACACACGCCACTTCGGCGACTATCTCACCCGGAGCTGGCAGCATCTATTTCCCAATGCCCAGCGGCCGAAGAATATCGACCGCATCTCCGATCTGCTCACGGATTTCGATCTGGTCGGTCTGCAGGAAGTCGATGCCGGCAGCTTGCGCAGCGGCTTCATCAACCAGACCAAATACCTGAGCGAGCGCTCTGGTTTTCCCTACTGGGCGGATCAGACCAACCGGCGTATTGGTCGTCTGGCCAGACACAGCAACGGCCTGCTCGCGCGTTTCCGACCGTTGGAGATTCGCGAACACCGCCTGCCGGGTATGATCCCCGGACGGGGCGCCCTGCATCTGCGTTTCGGTGGCGCGGAGGATGATCTGGATGTGATCCTGATGCATCTCTCCCTGGGGCGGCGGACGCGCATGTCACAGCTAGGCTACGTTGCGGAACTGATTCAGGACTGTCGCCACGCCGTGGTCATGGGAGATCTCAACTGCCGGGCCGACAGCCCGGAGCTGCGCCACCTGCTGGCCTGCACCAACCTGGGCGAACCCCTGGCGCATCTGAACACGTATCCCAGCTGGCGGCCCCATCGCAATATCGACCACATTCTGGTGAGCGATACCCTGACGGTGGACAAGGCCGAGGTGGTGGATTATCCCCTCTCCGATCATTTGCCGATCATGATGGAACTCCGAATGCCCGAGACCATTCGCCTGGAACAGTGA
- a CDS encoding putative bifunctional diguanylate cyclase/phosphodiesterase: protein MVERWQVADYDDLIPSDDAETEPGGLSAMELQALAQSSRDTVVVLDASGVVIRTWNGSGGGLGLSPGQPLTLHLLQDDATAVQRALQYCLSHGQPEPVSFSSRLPAASGAQAFSAILRKMRNGEVMCIAQDVTAQQAADSALARHLAVERLLRSFSGQFINIAPDGIDRAIDHALSELGDYCDVDRVYLYQLAEHEQYLVHTHGWYRRSRDGRLPFGKRIAVSRLPWLHRRLYNRSLIQVANLDMLPSEAHGEHAMLQQRGVTGLIIAPIVYSGRLHAFLGLDAGQTEAHWNQEQIHLVTAAAEIFASALQRKQSERRIFRLAYYDRLTGLPNRMLLRQRLKQFMHERGDHGFALAVLDLDDASNINDLLGHDVGDLLLKSLSGRLEAFAPAGHPLARWGGDEFVLTLPDADSDTAALVRQVQQLREVLGEPVRIAGHELRVSSSVGIARYPGHASSVDELFRYAEMALRQAKQQGREGLAIYENHLERRATYRSQVETRMRLALEQGAFELHYQPLVRTQDTNRIAGAEALLRWHDKELGTIPPDEFIDVAEETGLIVPLGDWVLEQACRDLAAWRAEGLHIPRVSVNVSGHQLLDDRLPRTLAQALKRHGLPPTAIELEITETTLMEREKGSLPLLQQLRDLGVGIAVDDFGTGYSSLSKIKHLPVTVLKIDRSFIQDIFTDDNDKAIIIAIVAMAHQLQLRTVAEGVETPEQLAFLRDNGCDLSQGYLHSRPCSATALRDLLRAAPRDQT, encoded by the coding sequence ATGGTGGAGCGTTGGCAGGTAGCCGATTACGACGACCTGATACCAAGCGATGATGCCGAGACCGAGCCAGGCGGCCTGTCCGCCATGGAGCTGCAGGCCTTGGCCCAATCCAGCCGTGACACGGTGGTGGTACTCGACGCTTCCGGCGTGGTGATTCGCACATGGAACGGGTCGGGTGGCGGGCTTGGCCTCTCACCCGGCCAACCGCTGACGCTGCATCTGCTACAGGACGACGCCACCGCAGTGCAGCGAGCCCTCCAGTATTGCCTCAGCCACGGACAACCCGAACCGGTCAGCTTTTCAAGTCGATTGCCGGCGGCAAGCGGTGCGCAGGCGTTCAGCGCCATCCTGCGCAAAATGCGCAATGGCGAAGTGATGTGTATCGCCCAGGATGTGACAGCACAGCAAGCCGCCGACTCCGCCCTGGCCCGTCATCTGGCCGTAGAGCGCCTGCTACGCAGTTTCTCCGGTCAGTTCATCAACATTGCGCCGGATGGTATCGATCGTGCCATCGACCACGCCCTGTCCGAACTGGGTGACTATTGCGATGTTGATCGCGTCTATCTGTATCAACTCGCGGAGCACGAGCAGTACCTCGTTCACACCCACGGCTGGTATCGCCGTAGCCGTGACGGCAGACTGCCGTTCGGAAAGCGCATCGCCGTGAGTCGCCTGCCCTGGCTGCATCGTCGTCTCTACAACAGAAGCCTGATCCAGGTCGCGAATCTGGACATGCTGCCCAGCGAGGCCCACGGCGAGCATGCCATGCTCCAGCAGCGCGGCGTAACCGGGCTGATCATAGCCCCCATCGTCTATTCCGGACGTCTACACGCATTTCTCGGGCTGGATGCGGGTCAGACTGAGGCGCACTGGAACCAGGAACAGATTCACCTGGTCACCGCTGCCGCAGAAATCTTCGCCAGTGCTCTGCAGCGAAAGCAATCTGAACGACGCATCTTCCGCCTGGCCTACTACGACCGCCTCACCGGCCTGCCCAATCGAATGCTGCTTCGTCAGCGTCTCAAGCAGTTCATGCATGAGCGCGGCGATCACGGTTTTGCGCTGGCGGTACTGGATCTGGATGACGCCAGTAATATCAACGATCTGCTGGGCCATGACGTCGGCGACCTGCTGCTCAAGTCGCTGAGCGGGCGCCTTGAGGCCTTTGCGCCCGCCGGTCATCCCCTGGCGCGCTGGGGCGGTGACGAGTTCGTGCTCACCTTGCCCGACGCCGACAGTGACACGGCCGCCCTGGTGCGGCAGGTGCAGCAGTTGCGCGAGGTGCTGGGAGAGCCGGTTCGGATCGCCGGCCACGAGCTCCGTGTATCGTCCTCGGTGGGAATCGCACGCTATCCGGGTCATGCCTCGTCGGTGGATGAACTGTTCCGCTATGCGGAGATGGCGTTGCGGCAGGCCAAGCAGCAGGGCCGCGAGGGGCTCGCCATTTACGAAAACCACCTGGAGCGGCGGGCCACGTATCGCAGCCAGGTGGAGACCCGCATGCGCCTGGCCCTGGAGCAGGGCGCATTCGAATTGCACTACCAACCGCTGGTGCGGACTCAGGACACCAATCGCATCGCCGGCGCCGAGGCCCTGCTGCGTTGGCATGACAAGGAGCTGGGAACCATCCCACCGGATGAATTCATCGACGTCGCCGAGGAAACCGGCCTTATCGTACCACTGGGTGACTGGGTGCTTGAGCAGGCTTGCCGTGACCTCGCCGCCTGGCGTGCCGAAGGCTTGCACATCCCCCGGGTTTCGGTGAACGTCTCCGGCCACCAGTTGCTGGACGACCGCCTGCCCCGCACCCTGGCCCAGGCACTGAAGCGCCACGGGCTGCCGCCCACTGCCATCGAGCTGGAAATCACCGAAACCACCCTGATGGAACGCGAGAAGGGCAGCCTGCCACTGCTTCAGCAACTGCGCGATCTCGGCGTGGGCATCGCGGTGGATGACTTCGGGACGGGCTATTCCAGTCTCAGCAAGATCAAACATCTGCCGGTGACCGTGCTGAAGATCGACCGCTCATTCATTCAGGACATTTTCACCGACGATAACGACAAGGCGATCATCATCGCCATCGTCGCCATGGCCCATCAGCTGCAATTGCGCACCGTCGCCGAAGGCGTCGAGACCCCCGAGCAACTGGCATTCCTACGGGACAACGGTTGCGACCTGAGTCAGGGCTATCTGCACAGCCGACCTTGCTCCGCTACGGCATTGCGCGACTTGCTACGCGCAGCGCCAAGGGACCAGACCTGA
- a CDS encoding ABC transporter substrate-binding protein, protein MLRTARTFGVAAALTVAVSGVAMADGLRIGALVPTTGDLQVYGETSLNGIRLAVDEINAAGGVLGENIRLRSGDTQTSPQAGVDAAQRLATIEGVHAFVGALASGVTIPVAQSVSRQEGLAQISGASTSPVITDLDDDDFLFRTVPSDAFQGVALAQIARDEGFESLAVLYINNDYGLGLAEAFSEAFEAQGGTIANSASYEPGQSSYRGELRRVGRGGTEGLVLIGYPENGQTIVRQALEGGFFERFVFTDGLRSPEMISAIGAEFMDGTIGSAPRALDDNPGAQHFRDAYREQHGEVPPQPFMDSAYDAVYLIALAAQRAGTTDRVAIRDNLRAVAGPPGERVYPGEWRRALELLEAGEEINYEGASGSVDFDENGDVPGTFAHWRVENGEIVDVRVFAPEE, encoded by the coding sequence ATGCTGAGAACGGCGCGTACATTTGGAGTGGCGGCCGCCCTGACGGTGGCGGTCAGTGGTGTGGCCATGGCGGACGGCCTGCGCATTGGTGCGCTGGTCCCCACCACGGGCGATCTGCAGGTTTACGGTGAGACGTCACTGAATGGCATCCGTCTGGCCGTGGACGAAATCAATGCCGCAGGGGGGGTGTTGGGTGAGAATATCCGCTTACGCTCCGGCGACACGCAAACCAGCCCCCAGGCTGGCGTCGATGCGGCACAGCGACTCGCTACGATCGAGGGCGTTCACGCCTTCGTCGGCGCCCTCGCAAGCGGCGTGACCATCCCCGTCGCCCAGAGTGTGAGCCGACAGGAAGGCCTGGCCCAGATCAGCGGCGCGTCCACGTCACCGGTGATCACCGACCTGGACGATGATGACTTCCTGTTCCGCACCGTTCCGTCCGACGCTTTCCAGGGCGTAGCGCTGGCGCAGATCGCCCGGGATGAGGGTTTCGAGAGTCTGGCGGTGCTTTATATCAACAACGACTATGGTCTCGGACTGGCAGAGGCCTTCAGCGAGGCTTTCGAGGCACAGGGCGGAACAATCGCCAATTCCGCGTCCTATGAACCCGGCCAGTCGTCCTATCGAGGCGAGTTGCGGCGGGTGGGTCGTGGCGGCACGGAAGGCCTGGTGCTGATCGGCTATCCGGAGAATGGCCAGACGATCGTTCGCCAGGCGCTGGAGGGCGGCTTCTTCGAGCGCTTCGTATTCACTGACGGCCTGCGCTCGCCGGAAATGATCAGCGCCATCGGCGCTGAATTCATGGATGGCACCATCGGCTCGGCGCCACGGGCGCTGGACGACAACCCGGGCGCACAGCATTTCCGCGATGCCTACCGCGAGCAGCACGGTGAAGTACCGCCGCAGCCGTTCATGGATTCGGCCTATGATGCGGTGTATCTGATTGCCCTGGCGGCTCAACGGGCTGGCACCACCGACCGCGTGGCGATTCGTGACAACCTGCGTGCCGTCGCCGGACCTCCGGGTGAGCGGGTCTACCCTGGTGAGTGGCGTCGTGCCCTTGAACTCCTCGAGGCTGGTGAAGAGATCAACTACGAGGGCGCGTCGGGTTCGGTTGATTTCGACGAGAATGGCGACGTCCCGGGCACCTTCGCCCACTGGCGCGTCGAGAACGGCGAGATTGTCGACGTCCGGGTGTTCGCGCCGGAAGAGTAA
- a CDS encoding branched-chain amino acid ABC transporter permease produces MEFAGIAAYLVSFFTFVGIYAILALGLNMQWGFTGQFNIGIAGFFAVGAYTSAILTVPESPWHVGGFGHTFLIGVAGAVIASALLGLIIGWITARLRTDYLAIATIGIAETLRLVIANETWLTNGVRGMSRIERPYADFFQALGLTSAMGSLIVVTAFLVAVYFLVERARQSPWGRVLRAIRENEPAAEAAGKNIGRFRLEAFVVGSAIMGLGGALYAHYFGFLSPEAFLPLYGTFLVWVMLIAGGSGNNKGALLGAVVIWIIWSGSEFVMSATLPDSWSSQSGPLRVLLIGVLLQVILITRPQGLLPEKAPKTVPTGRSRESD; encoded by the coding sequence ATGGAATTTGCCGGTATCGCAGCCTACCTGGTGTCGTTTTTCACCTTCGTCGGCATCTACGCCATCCTCGCCCTGGGCCTGAACATGCAATGGGGCTTCACCGGCCAGTTCAATATCGGCATTGCCGGCTTTTTCGCGGTGGGCGCCTACACCAGCGCGATACTGACGGTGCCGGAAAGCCCCTGGCACGTGGGCGGTTTCGGTCACACCTTCCTTATCGGGGTAGCGGGCGCCGTCATCGCTTCGGCGCTGCTCGGCCTCATTATCGGCTGGATCACCGCCCGGCTGCGCACGGATTACCTGGCCATCGCCACCATCGGCATCGCCGAGACGCTGCGGCTGGTCATCGCCAATGAAACCTGGCTGACCAACGGCGTTCGCGGCATGTCGCGCATCGAGCGCCCCTACGCCGATTTCTTCCAGGCGCTGGGCCTGACTTCCGCCATGGGATCGCTGATCGTGGTGACAGCCTTTCTGGTGGCCGTCTACTTCCTGGTGGAGCGGGCCCGGCAATCGCCCTGGGGGCGGGTGCTGCGGGCCATACGCGAGAACGAACCAGCAGCGGAGGCGGCGGGCAAGAACATTGGCCGCTTCCGGCTGGAGGCATTCGTGGTGGGCTCTGCCATCATGGGACTGGGAGGGGCGCTGTACGCGCACTACTTCGGATTCCTGAGCCCCGAGGCCTTCCTGCCGCTGTACGGCACCTTCCTTGTCTGGGTGATGCTGATTGCCGGCGGCAGTGGCAACAACAAGGGAGCCCTGCTCGGTGCTGTGGTGATCTGGATTATCTGGTCCGGCAGCGAGTTCGTCATGAGCGCAACCCTGCCGGATAGCTGGAGCAGCCAGTCCGGCCCGCTGCGGGTGCTGCTGATCGGTGTGCTGCTGCAGGTGATCCTGATTACCCGACCGCAGGGTCTGTTGCCGGAGAAAGCGCCGAAGACGGTGCCAACCGGGCGCAGTCGAGAGTCCGATTAA
- a CDS encoding branched-chain amino acid ABC transporter permease encodes MDLLIDLVQLSIYGIVLGSILTLGAIGVSMIFGILRFAHFAHGDLMTIGAYVGLSFLVFTGLPIWWALPAGMIGAALTALLVDQAVYKHIRRTQPVILLISSFGMALVLRSLVQLIWGPNVYSYSGGIQRPWWFGEIAIVPNHVWILLAAVLIVAALHLFLTRTRMGKAMRAMSDNMDLALITGIPAERVIMLTWILGGALAAGAGVLLGMDSRLTPTMGWNILLPVFAAAILGGIGRPYGAIAGGMIIGMAMEISTLFLEPSYKPAVAFVIMVAVLIVRPQGIFKGTL; translated from the coding sequence GTGGATCTGCTTATCGACCTGGTACAGCTCAGCATCTACGGCATCGTGCTGGGCAGCATACTCACCCTGGGCGCCATCGGTGTGTCGATGATCTTCGGCATTCTGCGTTTTGCCCACTTTGCCCACGGCGACCTCATGACCATTGGTGCCTACGTGGGCCTGAGCTTCCTGGTATTCACCGGTCTGCCAATCTGGTGGGCACTGCCGGCGGGCATGATCGGCGCGGCTCTGACCGCGCTGCTGGTGGATCAGGCCGTGTACAAGCACATTCGCCGCACCCAGCCGGTCATCCTGCTGATTTCCTCCTTCGGAATGGCGCTGGTGCTGCGCAGCCTGGTGCAATTGATCTGGGGTCCCAACGTCTACAGCTACAGCGGCGGCATCCAGCGCCCCTGGTGGTTCGGCGAAATCGCCATCGTTCCGAACCATGTGTGGATTCTGCTTGCCGCCGTGTTGATCGTTGCTGCCCTGCACCTGTTCCTGACCCGCACCCGCATGGGCAAGGCCATGCGCGCCATGTCCGACAACATGGATCTGGCGCTGATCACCGGCATCCCCGCCGAGCGCGTAATCATGCTGACCTGGATACTCGGTGGTGCTCTTGCCGCCGGCGCTGGCGTGCTGCTGGGCATGGACTCGCGGCTGACCCCGACCATGGGCTGGAACATCCTGCTGCCGGTGTTTGCGGCAGCCATACTGGGTGGCATCGGTAGACCTTACGGGGCCATCGCCGGGGGCATGATCATCGGCATGGCCATGGAAATCTCGACACTCTTCCTCGAGCCCTCCTACAAGCCCGCAGTGGCCTTCGTCATCATGGTGGCCGTGCTCATCGTCCGGCCGCAGGGCATCTTCAAGGGGACGCTGTAA
- a CDS encoding ABC transporter ATP-binding protein: MSLLTATDIYGGYGGADILKGAGLRVETDEIVVIVGPNGAGKSTMMKAIFGLLRVRTGQVLYQGDDITNAKPEQMVRRGIAYVPQEKNVFPSLTVEENLEMGAFLMSRDIKPRLEKVYAVFPKLRDRRRQQAGLMSGGERQMVAMGRALMIDPKLLMLDEPTAGLSPLLIDETFERIKEIQALGIGVLMVEQNAKQALAIAHRGYVLATGTNRHEDTGPNLLANREVAEMFLGG, translated from the coding sequence ATGAGCCTGCTCACCGCAACCGACATCTACGGTGGTTACGGCGGTGCCGACATCCTCAAGGGGGCGGGGCTGCGGGTTGAAACCGACGAGATCGTAGTGATTGTCGGCCCCAATGGTGCCGGCAAATCCACGATGATGAAGGCCATTTTCGGCCTGTTGCGTGTCCGCACGGGGCAGGTGCTGTACCAGGGCGATGACATCACCAATGCCAAGCCCGAACAGATGGTCCGCCGCGGTATCGCCTACGTGCCCCAGGAAAAGAACGTGTTCCCGTCCCTGACGGTCGAGGAAAACCTGGAGATGGGGGCATTCCTGATGAGTCGCGACATCAAGCCGCGGCTCGAGAAGGTCTACGCGGTCTTCCCCAAGCTGCGTGATCGGCGCCGCCAGCAGGCCGGACTCATGTCCGGTGGCGAACGCCAGATGGTTGCCATGGGCCGGGCCCTGATGATCGACCCGAAGCTGCTGATGCTCGATGAACCCACCGCCGGCCTGTCGCCCCTGCTGATCGACGAGACCTTCGAGCGCATCAAGGAAATTCAGGCGCTGGGCATCGGCGTGCTGATGGTGGAGCAGAACGCCAAGCAGGCACTGGCCATCGCCCACCGGGGCTACGTGCTGGCAACCGGAACCAACCGCCACGAGGACACGGGGCCGAATCTGCTGGCCAATCGCGAGGTAGCCGAAATGTTCCTGGGGGGCTAA
- a CDS encoding ABC transporter ATP-binding protein, which yields MIKIEHVSKAFGGIQAVDDVSFEVAEGSITGLIGPNGAGKSTLFNIVAGLIRPDSGRISLEGRDITGRRPHQLFHQGLVRTFQIPHEFSRMTVRENLMVVPAGQAGENLFKAWFRWGQVREQDSKVLERVDEVLDFLEISHVADELAGNLSGGQKKLLDLGRTMMTDARAVLLDEPGAGVNRTLLGKISEAIQRLNTERGYTFCLIEHDMDLISKLCDPVHVMANGALIASGPMSEIRQNEQVREAYLGGGASGRMGEQR from the coding sequence TTGATCAAGATCGAACATGTATCCAAGGCCTTCGGCGGGATACAGGCGGTGGATGACGTGTCCTTCGAAGTAGCGGAAGGCAGCATCACCGGCCTGATCGGGCCGAACGGGGCTGGCAAGAGCACACTGTTCAATATCGTCGCCGGGCTGATCCGCCCGGACAGCGGCCGCATCTCCCTCGAAGGACGTGACATCACCGGGCGGCGCCCACACCAGCTGTTCCACCAGGGTCTGGTGCGAACCTTCCAGATTCCGCATGAGTTCTCCCGCATGACGGTGCGCGAGAACCTCATGGTGGTGCCGGCGGGACAGGCTGGCGAGAACCTGTTCAAGGCATGGTTCCGCTGGGGTCAGGTCCGGGAGCAGGACAGCAAAGTGCTGGAGCGGGTCGACGAGGTGCTGGATTTTCTCGAGATCAGCCATGTGGCAGACGAACTGGCGGGCAACCTCTCCGGCGGCCAGAAAAAGCTGCTGGACCTTGGTCGCACCATGATGACGGATGCCCGTGCAGTGCTGCTGGATGAGCCCGGTGCCGGAGTCAACCGAACCCTGCTCGGCAAGATTTCCGAGGCAATCCAGCGCCTGAACACCGAGCGCGGCTACACCTTCTGCCTCATCGAGCACGACATGGATCTCATCAGTAAACTGTGCGACCCCGTGCATGTCATGGCCAATGGCGCGCTGATTGCCTCCGGCCCCATGAGCGAGATCCGCCAGAACGAGCAGGTGCGTGAAGCCTACCTGGGCGGCGGTGCCAGTGGCCGGATGGGTGAGCAGCGATGA
- a CDS encoding Fe(3+) ABC transporter substrate-binding protein — translation MDRRIRLGLGTLLAAATLAVSVAAAAQQVNVYSARHYDSDNELFDRFTEQTGISVRVLQGDSDQLIERIRREGAASPADVLITVDAGRLWRAEESGVLQSVESDVLDERIPAYLRHPEGLWFGLSQRMRVIFYNKEAFDPSLISTYEDLADPQFEGQICIRSSTNVYNQSLLASMIDAHGVDGTTDWARGLVSNLARQPQGGDTDQIRGVAAGECEISVANHYYYVRLAVSDDPADREVADRVGIIFPNQDDRGIHVNVGGAGVVAGAPNRDNAIRLLEYLASDEAQELFAKGNHEYPVVDGVPLDEVVAGWGEIRFDELNVGTLGRNNPDAVRIADRVGWR, via the coding sequence ATGGACCGTCGCATTCGTCTCGGACTTGGCACCCTGCTCGCCGCCGCCACCCTGGCGGTCTCGGTTGCCGCAGCAGCACAGCAGGTCAACGTTTACTCCGCCCGTCATTACGACTCGGACAACGAGTTGTTCGATCGCTTCACAGAACAAACGGGCATTTCCGTGCGAGTGCTGCAGGGCGATTCCGATCAGCTGATCGAGCGTATTCGCCGGGAGGGCGCTGCCAGCCCGGCTGACGTTCTGATCACCGTTGACGCCGGTCGGCTCTGGCGCGCCGAAGAGTCGGGTGTGCTGCAGAGCGTCGAATCAGATGTGCTTGATGAGCGTATCCCGGCGTATCTCCGGCATCCGGAAGGCCTCTGGTTCGGCCTGAGCCAGCGGATGCGGGTGATCTTCTACAACAAGGAAGCCTTCGATCCCTCGCTGATCTCGACCTACGAAGATCTGGCCGACCCGCAGTTCGAGGGCCAGATCTGCATACGCTCTTCCACCAATGTGTACAACCAGTCCCTGCTCGCCTCCATGATCGATGCCCACGGCGTTGACGGCACCACGGACTGGGCGCGGGGCCTGGTGAGCAATCTGGCGCGGCAACCCCAGGGCGGTGACACGGATCAGATTCGCGGCGTCGCCGCCGGCGAATGCGAGATCAGTGTGGCCAATCATTACTATTATGTCCGTCTGGCAGTGTCCGACGACCCAGCCGACCGTGAAGTGGCGGACCGCGTTGGCATCATCTTTCCCAACCAGGATGACCGTGGCATTCACGTAAACGTGGGCGGCGCGGGTGTGGTGGCCGGCGCCCCGAATCGGGACAACGCCATCCGCTTGCTGGAGTACCTGGCGTCCGACGAAGCCCAGGAGCTGTTCGCCAAGGGCAACCACGAGTATCCCGTGGTCGATGGCGTGCCGCTGGACGAGGTCGTGGCCGGCTGGGGTGAGATCCGGTTCGATGAATTGAACGTAGGCACCCTGGGCCGCAACAATCCGGACGCCGTGCGCATTGCCGACCGGGTCGGCTGGCGCTAA